A single genomic interval of Sebastes umbrosus isolate fSebUmb1 chromosome 9, fSebUmb1.pri, whole genome shotgun sequence harbors:
- the ankhd1 gene encoding ankyrin repeat and KH domain-containing protein 1 isoform X4, which yields MQDAVAGTAMLTDGDGFEDEIDSVTPRSPAAAAAGMMGVGVGATPPGGVGLVGGIGIGGVGGKKVRLYGEPVGPAAERLDFKLAAAAVLSSGPGSGSDEDEVSEVESFILDQEDLDNPIMKTASELLLSSATDGVDLRTVDPETQARLEALLEAAGIGKLSTADGKAFADPEVLRRLTSSVSCALDEAAAALTRMRAENTLNAGQADNRSLAEACSDGDVNAVRKLLDEGRSVNEHTEEGESLLCLACSAGYYELAQVLLAMHANVEDRGIKGDITPLMAAASGGYVDIVKLLLVHGADVNAQSSTGNTALTYACAGGFVDVVKVLLKEGANIEDHNENGHTPLMEAASAGHVEVARVLLEYGAGINTHSNEFKESALTLACYKGHLDMVRFLLEAGADQEHKTDEMHTALMEACMSQDGHVEVARLLLDSGAQVNMPADSFESPLTLAACGGHVELAALLIERGANLEEVNDEGYTPLMEAAREGHEEMVALLLAQGANINAQTEETQETALTLACCGGFLEVADFLIKAGADIELGCSTPLMEAAQEGHLELVKYLLAAGANVHATTATGDTALTYACENGHTDVADVLLQAGANLEHESEGGRTPLMKAARAGHLCTVQFLISKGANVNRATANNDHTVVSLACAGGHLAVVELLLAHGADPTHRLKDGSTMLIEAAKGGHTNVVSYLLDYPNNILSVPAPDLSQLTPPSQDASQVPRVPFQALAMVVPPQEPDRAPSNIATPPPVSSKGASKQRQAALQTGVPSSVGRGPEAEPLPPFHLCQPLECIVEETEGKLNELGQRISAIEKAQLQSLELIQGEPLTKDKIEELKKSREEQVQKKKKILKELQKVERQLQLKTQQQFTKEYMEAKGLKEEQEAGQSQGPGPGPGSTMSAAGPLPTITGAQVNTSSDTDEEANKDGEQDEQPGDEGEEEEEDDDEEEGSEEEADGEEDDYPKLPQVGTILYRDGPQPPQQPPLPPSPQAQPQPPPPPLQAAFVPIQPLPDYNPADYPGSTSPELQRVLVGQQMLGQQQQGQQLAGLGPGMIPQQAPDGLMVATPAQTLTDTLDDIMAAVSSRVPMLNTTTSPTPLSQPPTQMPSNIASPPSVLPLYPSVDIDAHTESNHDTALTLACAGGHEELVSVLIARGANIEHRDKKGFTPLILAATAGHVGVVEVLLDKGGDIEAQSERTKDTPLSLACSGGRQEVVELLLLRGANKEHRNVSDYTPLSLAASGGYVNIIKILLNAGAEINSRTGSKLGISPLMLAAMNGHVPAVKLLLDMGSDINAQIETNRNTALTLACFQGRAEVVSLLLDRKANVEHRAKTGLTPLMEAASGGYAEVGRVLLDKGADVNAPPVPSSRDTALTIAADKGHYKFCELLINRGAHIDVRNKKGNTPLWLAANGGHFDVVQLLVHASADVDAADNRKITPLMAAFRKGHVKVVQYLVKEVNQFPSDIECMRYIATIADKELLKKCHQCMETIVKAKDQQAAEANKNASILLKELDLEKSREESKKQALAVKREKRKEKRKKKKEEQKRKQEEEEGQKTKEDFSEMLELKEDSADEEEVPIEPPSATTTTTIGISATSTTFTTAFGKKRASVATTPSTNRKNKKNKTKDSPNEPIILQDPQVCATAFINQVALAQHKADKNKIHGEPRGGGLTGGNSDSDPLDSTDCASESSSSGGKSQELNYLPDLTSSASSSSSSSSSSSSVPSSGAAQGLLRGLEKRHCPQPQTDGKVDNKVTVSISKATQKALDTSDSTSNSLPSPFKTMNLPVTSPNSKLSLTSPKRGQKREEGWKEVVRRSKKLSVPASVVSRIMGRGGCNITAIQDVTGAHIDVDKQKDKNGERMITIRGGTESTRYAVQLINALIQDPAKELEDLIPRNHIRAPGSKTTSASFPSSAGATSGSVTGPKALSSLVTSTGVSFQPSSSSSSPSSQAGGKIGKGLSSNVRQPFPVSLPLAYAHPQLALLAAQTMHQIRHPRLPMAQFGGTFSPAASTWGPFPVRPVSPGSANSSPKHNGGTNGTGGQARTNSTHSEHSNAASSGASVTTTNTTTTSAPNTSTAAASPHTPNPTPYNPQPSVPTPSSVRKQLFAPELKPAGVTPVCVAATSTSGNAVRGTGSPAHHSSTTTTAPQQPLGPISQTPIQPTKTEPSAVAPLGKDKPSLSVENQAVSVSESINSVGFTSPAMALPPKPEPRQQLPPPPSSAPSTEAPPPLLNPQPSSHHPSGPPPIHSHNVAHPNNTVPHFSAPAPRVSHRMQQPGPYYSLSEQQQQQQQTQQQQQQQSVFVPFNAQQEPMKQTQNQTSQSTNLPPQAQNQAQAQAQASLQVSSNMGMMNGSQMQHVANAGKPQQIPPNFGPAGLFNFSSIFDNNSQVANNQVWGACHLPARSPPEQSYSAPPAYMSMGQMENMMPPPPPDSSKAPGYRSASQRMVNSPIALTSYATSISGSPVYLHGHQAVGAPSFSRQHFSPHPWSASTSGESPVPPPSTVSSSALSTSSVPPPPQQKQGNSSQQDRKVPPPIGTERLARIRQTGSVNPPLLTTSYTASVGQGGIWSFGVGSASEAMSGWSQPLMSSHMMHPQLQAEQSAFSQHQPMEQDDTGIANPANNYHQPQHLPNSYMDFPKGMPMSMYGGTMLPPHPPMAEGPGGPMYNGLHAGDPAWSPIIKVVPNNADNSDPQQQVWPGTWAPHVGNVHLNHVN from the exons ATGCAGGATGCAGTAGCCGGGACGGCAATGCTGACGGACGGAGACGGCTTCGAGGACGAGATCGACTCGGTGACTCCTCGCTCcccagcggcagcagcagcagggatgaTGGGGGTCGGAGTAGGAGCGACACCACCGGGGGGAGTCGGACTAGTAGGGGGCATTGGGATCGGTGGTGTCGGCGGAAAGAAAGTACGTTTGTACGGCGAACCAGTGGGGCCTGCTGCAGAGAGACTGGATTTCAAACTAGCGGCCGCGGCCGTCCTCTCCTCGGGTCCCGGATCCGGCAGCGACGAAGACGAGGTTTCAGAG GTGGAGTCATTCATTTTGGACCAGGAGGACCTGGATAACCCCATCATGAAGACAGCTTCAGAGTTGCTTTTGTCCAGCGCCACAGATGGAGTAGATTTGAGGACTGTTGATCCAGAGACACAGGCTCGACTTGAAGCTCTACTGGAAGCTGCAG GCATCGGTAAACTGTCCACTGCCGATGGTAAAGCTTTTGCAGACCCCGAAGTGCTACGGCGACTGACGTCATCGGTGAGTTGCGCCCTGGACGAAGCTGCAGCAGCCCTGACCCGCATgagagctgaaaacacactcaaCGCCGGCCAAGCCGACAA CCGTAGTTTAGCGGAGGCGTGCTCAGACGGGGATGTCAACGCTGTGCGCAAATTGCTCGATGAGGGACGGAGCGTCAACGAACACACAGAAGAAGGGGAGAGCCTGCTGTGCCTCGCCTGCTCGGCTGGCTACTATGAACTTGCACAG GTTTTGTTGGCCATGCACGCTAATGTGGAGGACCGGGGCATCAAAGGGGACATAACGCCACTCATGGCTGCCGCCAGTGGAGGTTATGTCGACATCGTCAAACTGCTTCTGGTCCATGGGGCAGACGTTAATGCACAATCCTCAACGG GCAACACAGCTTTGACGTACGCTTGTGCCGGCGGATTCGTGGACGTGGTGAAGGTGCTGCTGAAAGAGGGTGCTAACATTGAGGACCACAACGAGAACGGACACACACCTCTAATGGAGGCAGCCAGCGCCGGCCACGTAGAGGTGGCCAGGGTACTCTTGGAGTATGGCGCCGGCATCAACACACACTCCAACGAGTTCAAGGAGAGCGCTCTCACACTCGCCTGCTACAAAG GTCACTTGGATATGGTGCGTTTTCTGTTGGAGGCCGGAGCAGACCAGGAACATAAAACAGATGAGATGCACACAGCACTGATGGAGGCGTGCATG TCCCAGGACGGCCATGTGGAGGTGGCACGGCTGCTGTTGGACAGCGGCGCGCAGGTCAACATGCCAGCCGATTCCTTCGAGTCGCCCCTCACCCTTGCAGCCTGCGGAGGACACGTGGAGCTGGCAGCCTTGCTCATAGAGAGAGGAGCCAACTTGGAGGAG GTTAATGATGAAGGCTACACACCTCTGATGGAGGCAGCACGAGAAGGCCACGAGGAGATGGTAGCACTGCTGCTGGCTCAAG GTGCTAACATCAACGCCCAGACAGAGGAGACCCAGGAGACGGCTTTGACTCTAGCGTGCTGCGGAGGTTTCTTGGAAGTGGCCGACTTCCTCATCAAAGCAGGTGCCGACATTGAGCTGGGCTGCTCCACACCTCTAATGGAGGCTGCACAGGAAGGCCATCTGGAGTTGGTCAAATACCTACTGGCTGCAG GGGCAAACGTTCATGCCACCACGGCAACGGGCGACACAGCGTTGACGTATGCGTGTGAGAACGGACACACTGATGTGGCGGATGTGCTGCTGCAGGCTGGAGCCAACTTG GAACACGAGTCTGAAGGGGGGCGGACGCCCTTGATGAAGGCAGCAAGGGCGGGACATCTCTGTACAGTGCAGTTCCTTATCAGCAAAG GTGCTAATGTGAACAGAGCTACTGCCAATAATGACCACACCGTGGTGTCTCTGGCCTGTGCTGGAGGACACCTGGCTGTGGTGGAGCTGCTGCTCGCACATGGGGCAGATCCTACACACAGACTCAAA GATGGTTCAACCATGTTGATAGAAGCTGCTAAGGGCGGCCACACCAATGTGGTGTCCTACCTGTTGGACTACCCCAACAACATCCTGTCTGTCCCGGCCCCTGACCTCTCCCAGCTCACGCCCCCCTCGCAAGATGCCTCTCAG GTTCCTCGTGTCCCATTCCAAGCTCTCGCCATGGTAGTGCCCCCTCAGGAGCCCGACCGTGCCCCATCAAACATCGCCACGCCCCCACCCGTCTCCAGCAAAG GCGCGTCCAAACAGAGACAAGCAGCCCTTCAGACCGGCGTCCCCAGCTCAGTCGGCCGGGGGCCTGAAGCGGAGCCTCTGCCGCCCTTCCACTTGTGCCAGCCTCTCGAGTGCATTGTGGAGGAGACGGAGGGAAAGCTGAACGAGCTGGGCCAGAGAATCAGCGCCATCGAGAAGGCCCAGCTTCAGTCGCTAGAGCTCATTCAGGGGGAGCCGCTCACCAAAGACAAGATtgaggagctgaagaagagcagagaagagcag gtgcagaagaagaagaaaatcttGAAGGAGCTGCAGAAGGTGGAGCGCCAGCTgcagctgaaaacacagcaacaGTTCACCAAAGAGTACATGGAGGCGAAGGGTTtaaaggaggagcaggaggccgGACAGAGCCAGGGCCCAGGCCCGGGTCCCGGAAGTACGATGTCCGCTGCGGGGCCGCTTCCCACCATAACAGGTGCCCAAGTAAACACCAGCTCTGACACCGATGAAGAGGCCAACAAAGACGGGGAGCAAGACGAGCAGCCAGGGGATGAAGGGGAAGAG gaagaggaagacgatGACGAAGAGGAGGGCTCGGAGGAAGAGGCCGATGGAGAAGAGGACGATTACCCCAAGCTTCCTCAGGTGGGCACAATCCTCTACAGGGATGGGCCACAGCCGCCACAGCAGCCTCCTCTGCCCCCTTCGCCACAGGCCCAGCCccagcctcctcctccgcctctccAGGCTGCCTTCGTCCCCATCCAGCCCCTGCCAGACTACAACCCCGCAGATTACCCGGGAAGCACCAGCCCAGAGCTGCAGAGGGTACTGGTGGGGCAGCAGATGCTGGGCCAACAGCAGCAGGGTCAACAGTTGGCCGGGTTAGGCCCAGGAATGATACCTCAGCAGGCCCCAGATGGGCTCATGGTAGCTACACCTGCACAGACGCTCACAGACACGCTGGATGACATCATGGCCG CTGTGAGCAGCCGTGTGCCCATGCTGAACACTACAACCTCACCCACGCCCCTGTCCCAGCCACCCACGCAGATGCCCTCAAACATCGCCTCGCCCCCTTCGGTCCTGCCCCTCTACCCCTCTGTCGACATCGATGCACAT ACGGAGAGTAACCATGACACGGCGCTGACGCTGGCGTGTGCAGGAGGACATGAGGAGCTTGTGTCTGTACTCATTGCACGGGGAGCCAACATTGAGCACCGGGACAAAAAAG GTTTTACTCCTTTGATCCTGGCTGCCACTGCTGGCCATGTCGGAGTGGTGGAAGTGCTCCTTGACAAAGGGGGTGACATTGAGGCTCAGTCAGAGAGAACCAAAGACACGCCCCTCTCCCTGGCCTGCTCTGGGGGACGCCAGGAG GTGGTTGAGTTGCTGCTGCTTCGGGGAGCAAATAAGGAACACCGCAATGTTTCCGACTACACGCCTCTCAGCCTGGCTGCTTCTGGGGGTTACGTCAACATCATCAAGATACTCCTTAACGCTGGAGCTGAGATCAACTCCAG GACTGGCAGTAAGCTGGGAATCTCTCCTCTGATGCTGGCAGCCATGAACGGCCACGTACCGGCAGTGAAGCTGTTGCTAGATATGGGCTCGGACATCAACGCCCAGATTGAGACCAACAGAAACACAGCTCTGACCCTAGCCTGCTTCCAGGGCCGGGCTGAGGTCGTCAGTCTGCTGCTAGATCGCAAGGCCAACGTAGAGCATCGCGCTAAG ACTGGTCTTACTCCTCTGATGGAGGCAGCCTCTGGAGGTTATGCCGAGGTGGGCCGTGTGCTTCTGGACAAAGGCGCCGATGTCAACGCTCCCCCTGTTCCCTCATCCCGAGACACTGCCCTCACCATTGCTGCTGATAAGGGCCACTACAAGTTTTGTGAGCTGCTCATTAACAG GGGTGCCCATATCGATGTACGGAACAAGAAAGGGAACACCCCTCTCTGGCTGGCGGCAAACGGCGGTCATTTTGACGTGGTCCAGCTCTTGGTGCACGCCAGTGCTGATGTGGATGCAGCCGATAACCGCAAGATCACCCCGCTCATGGCTGCTTTTCGCAAG GGTCATGTGAAGGTGGTGCAGTATCTTGTGAAGGAGGTCAATCAATTCCCATCAGATATTGAATGCATGAGATATATCGCCACCATCGCTGACAAG GAGCTGTTGAAGAAGTGCCACCAGTGCATGGAGACCATCGTCAAAGCCAAAGACCAGCAGGCAGCCGAGGCAAACAAGAATGCTAGCATTCTCCTCAAGGAGCTAGACTTGGAGAAG TCCCGGGAGGAGAGCAAGAAGCAGGCCCTGGCTGTTAAACGTGAGAAGCGCAAGGAGAAacgcaagaagaagaaggaggagcagaagaggaagcaggaggaagaggaggggcaGAAAACCAAGGAGGACTTCTCTGAGATGCTGGAGCTGAAGGAGGATTCAGCTGACG AAGAAGAGGTTCCTATTGAGCCTCCGAGTGcaaccaccaccactaccattGGTATATCTGCCACCTCCACCACTTTCACTACAGCTTTTGGTAAGAAGCGAGCGAGCGTGGCCACTACCCCAAGCACCAATCGCAAGAACAAAAAGAACAAGACCAAGGACTCGCCCAATGAACCCATCATATTACAGGATCCGCAGGTGTGTGCTACTGCTTTTATCAACCAG GTTGCACTAGCACAGCACAAGGCGGATAAGAACAAGATCCACGGTGAGCCACGGGGTGGAGGACTGACGGGTGGCAACAGCGATTCTGACCCCTTGGACAGCACCGACTGTGCCAGTGAGAGCAGTAGTAGCGGGGGCAAGAGTCAGGAGCTCAACTACCTCCCTGACCTcacctcctccgcctcctcctcctcctcttcctcctcctcttcctcctcagtccCCTCCTCAGGAGCAGCCCAGGGCCTCCTGCGCGGCCTTGAGAAAAGACACTGTCCTCAGCCGCAGACTGACGGCAAGGTGGATAACAAGGTCACGGTCTCCATCTCAAAAGCAACGCAAAA AGCTCTGGACACGAGCGACTCCACCTCCAACTCCCTGCCCTCTCCATTCAAGACCATGAATCTTCCCGTCACCTCGCCCAACAGTAAGCTCAGCCTCACAAGCCCCAAGAGAGGccagaagagagaagaaggttGGAAGGAGGTGGTCAGAAG ATCAAAGAAGCTGTCTGTACCAGCCTCCGTTGTGTCTCGTATCATGGGCAGAGGAGGCTGCAACATCACAGCCATCCAGGACGTGACGGGAGCTCACATTGACGTAGACAAACAGAAGGACAAGAACGGGGAGAGGATGATCACCATAAG AGGAGGTACGGAGTCTACAAGGTATGCAGTCCAGCTGATCAATGCTCTAATCCAAGACCCAGCCAAAGAGCTTGAGGATCTGATCCCCCGGAATCACATCAGGGCCCCAGGCTCTAAAACGACCTCAGCATCCTTCCCCAGTTCCGCAGGGGCCACAAGCGGCTCAGTCACTGGGCCCAAGGCCCTGAGCTCGTTGGTCACCTCCACAGGCGTCTCGTTCCAGCCCTCTTCATCCTCGTCTTCACCCTCCTCTCAGGCCGGTGGAAAGATCGGTAAGGGGCTGTCGTCAaatgtcagacagcccttcccCGTGTCTCTGCCCTTGGCGTACGCCCACCCTCAGCTGGCGCTACTGGCTGCTCAGACCATGCACCAGATCCGACACCCTCGTCTACCCATGGCTCAGTTTGGTGGCACCTTCTCTCCCGCCGCCAGCACCTGGGGACCCTTCCCTGTGCGTCCCGTGAGTCCCGGCAGTGCTAACAGCTCCCCGAAGCACAACGGAGGAACCAACGGCACTGGAGGCCAGGCCAGAACCAACTCGACCCACAGTGAGCACAGCAACGCAGCCAGCTCAGGAGCCTCAGTCAcgaccaccaacaccaccaccaccagtgctCCCAACACATCCACAGCTGCAGCCTCGCCTCATACCCCCAATCCTACTCCGTACAACCCCCAGCCGAGCGTCCCCACGCCCTCCTCCGTCAGAAAACAGCTCTTCGCCCCTGAACTCAAGCCTGCTGGTGTCAcccctgtgtgtgttgctgcCACATCTACTAGTGGCAATGCAGTACGAGGCACAGGTTCTCCTGCACATCACAGTTCCACTACAACCACCGCCCCTCAGCAGCCACTCGGACCTATCTCACAGACCCCCATCCAGCCAACTAAAACAGAGCCAAGTGCCGTCGCCCCTCTTGGAAAAGACAAGCCCTCTCTATCTGTAGAGAACCAGGCTGTTTCTGTCAGCGAGAGCATCAACTCTGTGGGTTTTACCTCCCCCGCCATGGCTTTACCCCCCAAGCCAGAGCCTCGACAGCAGTTACCTCCTCCCCCGTCCTCTGCACCATCCACAGAGGCTCCACCGCCCCTCCTCAACCCACAGCCCAGCTCCCACCACCCCTCAGGACCTCCTCCTATCCACTCACACAATGTTGCACACCCCAACAACACTGTACCCCACTTCTCAGCGCCTGCACCCAGAGTCTCCCATCGTATGCAGCAACCAGGGCCTTACTATTCCCtttctgagcagcagcagcaacagcagcagacgcaacagcagcagcaacagcaatcTGTGTTCGTGCCCTTCAATGCTCAGCAAGAACCCATGAAACAGACCCAAAACCAGACGTCCCAGTCGACAAATTTGCCTCCACAAGCCCAGAACCAAGCTCAAGCCCAGGCTCAAGCCTCCCTTCAGGTTTCTTCTAACATGGGGATGATGAACGGTTCCCAGATGCAGCATGTGGCCAATGCAGGCAAGCCTCAGCAGATACCCCCCAACTTCGGTCCTGCAGGCCTCTTCAACTTCAGCAGCATCTTTGATAACAACAGCCAG GTTGCAAACAATCAGGTGTGGGGTGCCTGCCATCTGCCAGCTCGATCACCTCCAGAGCAGTCGTACTCGGCCCCACCAGCCTACATGAGCATGGGCCAGATGGAGAATATGATGCCCCCACCTCCTCCAGACAGCTCCAAAGCTCCTGGCTACCGCTCTGCCTCACAGAGGATGGTCAACAGCCCCATCG CGTTGACCAGCTATGCCACCAGTATCTCTGGCAGCCCTGTGTATCTGCACGGTCACCAAGCAGTTGGCGCACCCTCATTCAGCAGACAGCACTTTTCCCCTCACCCATGGAGTGCATCCACATCAG GTGAATCTCCTGTCCCGCCTCCATCTACGGTGTCGTCCTCCGCCCTTTCCACCTCATCTGTGCCCCCTCCCCCCCAGCAGAAGCAGGGCAACTCCTCGCAGCAGGACCGGAAGGTTCCCCCACCCATCGGCACAGAGCGGCTGGCCAGGATCAGGCAGACAGGCTCCGTCAACCCGCCTCTGCTCACCACCAGCTACACGGCGTCCGTTGGACAGGGAGGCATTTGGTCATTCGGGGTCGGCAGTGCTTCGG AGGCCATGTCCGGTTGGTCTCAGCCCCTGATGAGCAGCCACATGATGCACCCTCAGCTGCAGGCAGAGCAGTCTGCCTTCTCTCAGCACCAGCCCATGGAGCAGGATGACACAGGCATTGCGAACCCTGCTAACAACTACCACCAGCCTCAGCATCTGCCCAACAGTTACATGGACTTCCCAAAG GGGATGCCCATGTCGATGTATGGAGGAACCATGCTGCCCCCTCATCCTCCCATGGCAGAGGGGCCAGGGGGACCGATGTACAATGGTTTGCACGCTGGTGACCCCGCATGGAGCCCCATTATCAAAGTGGTCCCAAACAATGCAGATAACTCTGACCCACAACAGCAG GTGTGGCCTGGTACCTGGGCACCCCATGTGGGCAATGTGCACCTGAACCACGTCAACTAG